In Zingiber officinale cultivar Zhangliang chromosome 1A, Zo_v1.1, whole genome shotgun sequence, a genomic segment contains:
- the LOC121999507 gene encoding transcription factor TCP13-like: protein MIQSSREGADDHKGQPSSSRANWPALKNPRIVRVTRAFGGKDRHSKVRTIRGLRDRRVRLSMPTAIQLYDLQDKLGFNQPSKVVDWLINAAQHEIDKLPPLEMLQGDPTIFSWVPPTANPDISSISTHDHLNLGHQGVGWENNSSDQATYNPYTFQLENNTTNGSLPITILASYLAAASNNVEAKQQYTWPHSDQLFK, encoded by the coding sequence aTGATCCAATCTTCAAGAGAAGGTGCTGATGATCACAAGGGCCAGCCGAGTTCTTCGAGAGCGAATTGGCCGGCTCTCAAGAACCCTAGAATCGTGCGGGTGACACGAGCCTTCGGGGGCAAGGACCGGCACAGCAAGGTGAGAACGATCAGAGGGCTAAGGGACCGACGGGTGCGGCTATCGATGCCGACGGCCATCCAGCTGTACGACCTTCAAGATAAGCTAGGGTTTAACCAGCCCAGCAAAGTGGTGGACTGGCTCATCAATGCTGCTCAGCATGAGATCGACAAGCTCCCCCCACTCGAGATGCTGCAGGGGGACCCTACGATCTTCTCATGGGTTCCTCCAACGGCCAACCCTGACATCTCGAGCATCAGCACACATGATCACCTAAATTTAGGGCATCAAGGTGTTGGATGGGAGAACAATAGTAGTGATCAGGCCACATATAATCCCTACACCTTCCAATTGGAGAACAACACTACTAACGGTTCCCTTCCCATAACAATTCTTGCTTCATATTTGGCTGCTGCATCAAACAATGTGGAAGCGAAGCAGCAGTATACATGGCCACATTCTGATCAGCTCTTCAAATGA